Within Osmia lignaria lignaria isolate PbOS001 chromosome 11, iyOsmLign1, whole genome shotgun sequence, the genomic segment CACACGTGCAACGTTCACGAGAACGGAATGTCAAAAGCAAAATCAGCGTGCGTCAATGAAGGAAATCTCCCTTATTGTACGCAAGATATGGAGAGTGACGCGGGTGAAACAGGATCCGCGAATTGAACCCAGTGTTAATGACCTTACATTTGTATTCACCTCGCCTGTAAATTGAACGCTACCGTCTATATATTGAATCCTAACCGATAGAACGAATGCGATAATGTATGATTTCAGGgaaattataagaaatattctGTTTCTTTAGGAAGACGTAGAACTTTCAGTCGGTTGAAGAAGCAGTAAGTAAAAGCAGAGGTTTGTACGCGCAGAGTACAGCTGTACAAGCCGAGAAAGTCAAGAGCGTGGATTCCATGGGTTAACCATGCTCGAAGAAGGATATCTCACGGGCCAGTTAGCCTACTTACGAGGAGCGGGACTTGAAATTCGTACCGTGCTACTCACGACCGGTTCCCACTCATTTCGATTAATATTGAACGAGCCTACTACGAAATAGAGAAAAAGAATCTCCCATGAGTGTAACGTTCAGCCGACGAGCCGTCGTTTACCTAACACTTGCGTAATAAAGTATAGACGATTAACCATCGACTTATGTGCCGAACTTGGTTCTTCGATCTGCAGGCTATCGAAAGAGATTTCAAAATCTTGTCTCTGTGTCACTTTCGAACAGAGAAAGTCGTGCAATTCATTTTACCGTCCGTGGAACGATTTATGGAAAACTTTCGTTAGAGATCATCAAACCGTTTAGAAATTGAAGGggaattagaaattattagtGTGAAATGAACATTCCGCTACTTGTTTTATATTTAATGATCCATTGCTAGTATTTTCGTTATTTGTTTTCAATGAATAATTTGATAGAATTAAGAATTCTTGATAATTAGTCTACACTCACTGTGCAGAGTAAATTCAAATTCGACACTGCGCATGCGTTCAACGACCATCCATCGCTAGTACAGTCAATACACGGTTTAAAAAGAAGTTAAAGAAATATTGTTCAATTTTGTGACAAGAATACTGAATTAtaattcaaaagatatttttttatagcATTTTTGTTAAGAACTACTGCCATTTCTAATATAATGTTGTTTTATAGTTTATAACATGAACTACGTTAGTAGCAGACGCCAACTTAGTCGTCTGCTAGAAACAGCTGACAGCTCCACCGGATAAAAACGTGGTTTTATGAATTTATCTAATAATATTATCCACGTAATACTTTTCATTTAGTATGCTTAggtttaaaatgtaaaaatgaaaataaacctCTGAGAAATACCTACTTACTTATTAATACATCAGGTTCAATTTCACATTGAAGAAGCACAATTTACCGACACTTTTTCTCAGACATTATGTAATGTACGAAATCTACACAATCGaccaaaattattcttttcatatattttcttcatttttcctctTATTTTATACCCTTCCATATGAACATCTTCAAAAATTAACAAGTCAAGCTataaaaactgttaaatataGTACCGCAAAAACAGTTTCACACTTGAACGAAAACTAGGTTATGTCAGTGATAACACACGGACTACTTGcaatatttgattaaaaatgaatgaaactaAGGGAATTTCTATGCGTATGGTAAAATACTCGTGCCGAGTAGATGTAGACATAATTTGTCATTTTAGCGCCAAAACTATATTGTTCGTAGATAACATTTATTCGCACGGTATCaatggaaaaatggaaaattaacataCCTGACAGTGTTGAACCAAAGCACTGGTCGGATGTTCGATTCTGGGTCGTGACTTGACACATGTTGTTGAAACTTTCCTCCGTAATTGGGCGAAATGTCCAAACTGGCACAATTTCTCTGCACGAGCACAGAGCCTACTCGACCCTATACACGCCATAGCGAAAACTGTAGTGAGCCGAGTCACACGACTCGTAGACTTTCGAGTTCCCTTAATCCCCTCCGATATACAAAACCACTCCCCACTACATTTCCCTTTCCGTTCCTCGTTTGTAAATATACTGGTAGTACGCGGCATTAATTCGAACACAGCACTTACAAATTACAGAAAACTTTGATCACTAAGAATTTCAAAAGTATTCACAGACTTTcgaaacaatattaataatttgatcagcGACCTCTTTTTAATACACATCTGAAATACTATTTTATCAGTCAAAATCTATTTTGTGTTGTTAAATATTACATAGCAATTAcaataaatgtttttaaataattttggtATATATCtttatcgatgaaattatttgtaaaaaaacGATTATCCTTTATCCTTTAACTGTAATATTTCACCTCGATTTTAATCTATGTTAGTCACAATAATCTATGGTACTTTTTAAAAATGGCGAGCAGTCTTTGGAATAGGTTATCTCAAGCATTTAAAACGTTTGATCAAGcaattgatattatttttgGCCGCGGCCTTCCGCCaggtaataaaaaacaatatttcattttatgatcATGTGCGATTGTGTAATAACACATGGTTAAAAAACCTGCTTATAAAGTAGTTATTAACCTCTTAAACTCACTGtggattaaaatcatttttaaatgtttgaatttttaaatgtcaagcaaataattaaataatctaATGTTGCATTTATATCGTATTATATAGGAACCCTGTATGCATTTGAATGTAATCATGCTATAAAGCAAGTACAACCTACTAACCTTCCTGGACAATCATTAAAGGATATTTTGAATGATGCATTTCTATGGGCTGTCCCAACTAAACGACGGACTTTACAAAAGAGGCTTTGCAGAAGATATGGTATTCCTGGATTAGTTTGGAAGCCACATGTTCCTAAAACTATTTTAACTTGCAATAAATGTGGTCATCATCATGACGTTGGTCTGCTGTGTGGTATGGTATAAGAATAAGATAactattttattacattattatgtttatatatatacatctaAACTGTTCAAACTTTCAAAGGATATTGCTATGAGatagtaaaaaaagaaacaaaggaaaTGCAAAAAGCTATACAAGATGCATTAGGATTGGAACCGGTAGAAAAAGATGTTATAGTGCTAtatgaaggagaaaaagaaaaattgtcagATGAATTTTGGCAGGTACTGAAGTTAATTCATTTCAatatatacttgatgtcacgagagtccataactgcgaaaagaccagttttcgttcttttctgcgcattgtcgctctgattggtgatacttccagcggaagtggaaagcgattggcggatcgctttcccccaccatcttccaacctgcacGCTTAGTTATAGACTCTCGTGACCTCaggtatacatatttttattaatgtatGATCATACTTTCATATAGAAACAAAGAATTGTTGAATTACCTAAAAAGAGGCCTGAATGGTTTAGCCAGAATCTATTACAGCCGTTGTCAGAAGAATCATCAGAAACGGTAGACGAAAAATCCGAAAATCAATTTTTGGAAAACATAAAGAACaactgaaatattattatagtaTATTTATAAGATACTTTGTTTATATCAAATAGATTTAAGGAAaccaaataaatgaaaaaatattgaagagAAGTTTTAAAAAAAGTATTGACCTTCCATTTATTGAGATGATATTTTTACATTTGCCTAACACGTCGTAGTATTACAAATCTGTTTTGGATCTTTGTAATTCATGAACATAAAAATAAGTACTATATTGATAATAGTGCTGTTGATTTAATACTCGGGTACCCATAAAATATTTCTGAATAAAAAACGAAAACTTTGTTccaataattaacaaataattgaatattgtattgtgtaaaaataaaggaatgtaacataagaataaatttttatgagtTTTCATGGATTTTATGAATTTCATCTATTCAGAGGTATCTTACGAGTAGCCGACTATCTGAAATTAACAACTCTAATTGACAACAATCacatttatcattatttttataataaatcattgTATTGCATTTTTATACACAATAGTTTCTATTAAAACTTTTCTCGATCAACAGttcataaaattcaataatCAAAAAACATTTCTAATCCTGTTAAGATTAACGTATTTCAGAAAATGTACGaagtatttacatttattttctacttttaaaataatatataaaatcgtTAAGAAATTAAAGGTACTATCAGTTACCATAACCCGCGTGTCAAACATTAGTGAACAATTTCGAAACCTTCTACCGATACTTCGTTACAAAAGTGACTTAAGACGTGTTCATGAAATTCTGCAAACGATGTAGTTTTCGCATAAAACAATCCGCATAAAGGACATATTTTATTGTCTTGTTCTGGATTATCTGTTGAATTGGAACTTTTATCTACAGAGAGGCTCGGATTTTGAAGGC encodes:
- the mRpL32 gene encoding mitochondrial ribosomal protein L32 — translated: MASSLWNRLSQAFKTFDQAIDIIFGRGLPPGTLYAFECNHAIKQVQPTNLPGQSLKDILNDAFLWAVPTKRRTLQKRLCRRYGIPGLVWKPHVPKTILTCNKCGHHHDVGLLCGYCYEIVKKETKEMQKAIQDALGLEPVEKDVIVLYEGEKEKLSDEFWQKQRIVELPKKRPEWFSQNLLQPLSEESSETVDEKSENQFLENIKNN